A single region of the Drosophila takahashii strain IR98-3 E-12201 chromosome 2R, DtakHiC1v2, whole genome shotgun sequence genome encodes:
- the Su(z)2 gene encoding protein suppressor 2 of zeste, with protein MHLQITHKTMEPKEPHSDTESISPASRDVRQFHYMITCRLCRGYMIDPTTVDICYHTYCRSCILKHLLRTVYCPDCKASGGKEISELNLKSDDTLRSLIYKLVPGLYQRECKELADFEKQHEDLVDEQTTHEQEFFTTTELVSLSLEYHPAMLHQCGPGEVPPTIYLQCAAGLRVELLKRFLCSKYNIEAENKMVEVEVTYEDEVLPSNFTLMDVGYCYNWSRQSPMAFCYRILLYENEGAKNDENNLSRINQDIEPEHSVRRSKSAKSVTFAEDLESEMDSAGSPRSKARSKTSPKVSPSSKGKRVATSKREPEPEGPVSSFKSLRSNDMRYSDYAVSKVKSEPEQEQDLLPREREPQPLEANTNIVVSIPPSQLGKSYVDAEDFELKTANRKGVGHLPKLKIELNSMKSKLSMPLSAGPRLEDTSTSSSSGQQLDLETYAKNIGLKPIEQPLVSQSVAAPTDSKYSPNASPMSSCSSSTNGSSCSLGTADASTSTTTSSSSSHRKRKKKHSKEPKDANGKRKKLHAEISSQTDGKMKVKITAKPNHKLDLKRSHSLASGELALQQLKLDSTSSTSEALNRTLGEEARSISSLMVGGAPTPPPTPTTEPEQVAVPKAKDLTLPTSPPLPPSLFKAFTPSTAPSVPKQPAPQQPVKSNLPKPPLSSNNNRKPSSGGHFVVPQAPPTNRNMYHMQRYLSTPSSIASAANKQPKRSLSLDESHPSAKQARLGQAQAMASYAAKMQMQQSNNKQAAAFLPNPQVRSYGPEMGKPSLPLLCPANLSLSLPSSGQVTITPRPRSTSSYAFPEPTSHVPALEIVRLPASKPKMPPLSPPATSGGGGQRLMGPPAALPKQVGHAKMPLPLPLPLPMTTIPAIVKSPPLSVALSGQRSSNKSNSNSNSNAYRTSPPALINLRNTAPATAFPSKSSPKVEANSKKSPPAADGQGKTNGTAALDKSKTSLREFRPAVQAAVTATTAATAGATKDADILDLSANPGRNSTAKLAPTSPPAASSNTSNTNNSLEAALNKIKQNISANSNGGSGSNSNGNSNGDDLQNLHLLSESATAREKISIKAASSGGSSNNNTASKPKNANALVRPQNASVRSIPNPSALAFRNQPVAASATISKPLTVRAEEKPKMTTSNPGLLSPTSSSSSSSSSSGSNSGCSAATSPRAMTKKPTTIDQVAANLNIRAEAKAAALAEEAPPVAAKSPELAKIRTEPKETAITVSAASTLLSIPSSGVPESSLAKPPVQIANAPVASSA; from the exons ATGCACCTGCAAATCACGCACAAAACGATGGAACCGAAGGAACCGCACTCCGATACGGAGTCTATATCGCCAGCATCGCGGGATGTGCGGCAGTTTCACTATATGATAACCTGCCGACTTTGTCGCGGTTACATGATCGATCCAACCACAGTGGATATTTGCTATCACACCT ATTGCCGCAGTTGCATACTGAAACATTTGCTGCGGACGGTATATTGTCCGGATTGCAAGGCCAGCGGAGGCAAAGAGATCAGCGAGCTAAATCTGAAATCGGACGATACGTTGCGATCGCTAATCTATAAGCTGGTGCCGGGTCTTTATCAAAGGGAATGCAAGGAGCTGGCGGATTTCGAGAAGCAGCATGAGGATTTGGTAGATGAACAAACGACCCACGAACAGGAGTTCTTCACCACCACGGAACTTGTTAG TTTATCCCTGGAATACCATCCCGCCATGCTGCATCAATGCGGTCCTGGCGAGGTGCCACCCACAATTTACCTGCAATGCGCCGCCGGATTGCGGGTGGAGTTGCTGAAACGTTTCCTCTGCTCCAAATATAACATAGAGGCTGAGAACAAGATGGTTGAGGTGGAGGTGACCTACGAGGACGAGGTTCTGCCCTCCAATTTCACGCTGATGGATGTGGGATATTGCTACAACTGGAGTCGG CAATCGCCCATGGCCTTCTGCTACCGGATTCTGCTGTACGAGAACGAGGGGGCAAAAAACGACGAGAACAACCTATCCAGGATTAACCAGGACATTGAACCGGAGCACTCGGTGCGTCGCTCCAAGTCGGCCAAATCGGTGACCTTTGCCGAGGACCTGGAGTCGGAAATGGACTCCGCCGGTTCGCCGCGTTCCAAGGCGCGCAGCAAGACGTCGCCCAAGGTTTCGCCCTCGTCGAAGGGCAAGCGGGTGGCGACGAGCAAGCGGGAGCCGGAACCCGAGGGTCCGGTGAGCAGCTTCAAGAGTCTCCGCAGCAACGACATGCGCTACAGTGACTACGCCGTGTCCAAGGTCAAGAGTGAGCCCGAACAGGAGCAGGATCTCCTGCCGCGGGAGCGGGAACCACAGCCGCTAGAGGCCAATACGAACATAGTGGTCAGCATTCCACCCTCGCAACTGGGAAAATCCTATGTAGACGCAGAGGACTTTGAGCTGAAGACGGCCAATCGCAAGGGAGTGGGACATCTGCCCAAGCTGAAGATCGAGCTGAACAGCATGAAGAGCAAGCTGAGTATGCCCTTGTCGGCGGGTCCGCGACTGGAGGAtacctccacctcctcctcctcgggtcAGCAGCTTGACCTAGAGACGTATGCCAAGAACATTGGCCTGAAGCCCATTGAACAGCCCTTGGTATCGCAAAGTGTCGCCGCCCCTACCGATAGCAAATACAGTCCCAATGCCTCGCCCATGTCCTCGTGCTCCAGCTCCACCAACGGATCCAGCTGCAGCCTGGGCACCGCCGATGCCAGCACCTCGACCACAACTTCCAGTTCCAGTTCGCATCGCAAGCGCAAGAAGAAGCACTCCAAGGAGCCCAAGGATGCGAATGGCAAGCGCAAGAAGCTGCATGCGGAGATCTCCTCGCAGACGGATGGCAAGATGAAGGTGAAGATCACCGCGAAACCGAATCACAAGTTGGATCTGAAGAGGTCCCATTCGCTGGCCAGCGGAGAGCTGGCTCTCCAGCAGCTGAAACTGGACAGCACGAGCAGCACTTCGGAGGCACTGAATCGCACGTTGGGCGAGGAGGCGAGGAGTATAAGCAGCCTGATGGTGGGTGGAGCACCCACGCCGCCCCCTACGCCTACGACGGAGCCGGAACAGGTGGCCGTGCCAAAAGCCAAGGACTTGACCTTGCCCACATCACCACCCTTGCCGCCCAGTTTGTTCAAGGCCTTTACCCCCAGCACAGCGCCAAGTGTTCCCAAGCAGCCAGCTCCACAGCAGCCAGTGAAGAGTAACCTACCCAAACCGCCGctgagcagcaacaacaatcgcAAGCCCAGCAGCGGTGGACACTTTGTGGTGCCACAGGCGCCGCCGACCAACCGGAATATGTACCACATGCAACGCTACCTGTCCACGCCCAGTTCGATAGCCAGTGCGGCCAACAAACAGCCCAAGCGATCCCTCTCCCTGGACGAATCGCATCCCTCGGCCAAGCAGGCGCGTTTGGGCCAGGCCCAGGCGATGGCCAGCTATGCGGccaagatgcagatgcagcagAGCAACAACAAGCAGGCGGCCGCCTTTCTGCCCAATCCCCAGGTGCGATCCTATGGCCCCGAAATGGGTAAACCCTCCTTGCCCCTGCTGTGTCCCGCCAACTTGAGCCTGAGCCTGCCCAGTTCGGGTCAGGTGACCATAACGCCCAGGCCCAGAAGCACGTCGTCCTATGCCTTTCCCGAGCCCACTAGCCATGTGCCTGCCCTGGAAATAGTGCGTTTGCCGGCCAGTAAACCCAAGATGCCGCCACTCAGCCCGCCAGCAACGTCGGGTGGTGGTGGTCAACGCTTGATGGGACCACCGGCGGCTCTGCCAAAGCAAGTAGGACATGCCAAGATgccgctgcctctgccgctgccCCTGCCGATGACCACGATCCCGGCGATTGTCAAGTCGCCGCCACTGTCAGTTGCGCTTAGCGGCCAAAGGAGCAGCAACAAGAGCAACTCCAACTCCAACTCAAACGCTTATCGCACATCACCGCCTGCATTAATAAATTTGCGCAACACAGCTCCGGCTACAGCGTTTCCATCAAAGTCGAGCCCAAAGGTAGAGGCCAATTCAAAGAAATCCCCGCCAGCAGCTGACGGCCAGGGCAAAACCAATGGCACTGCCGCATTGGACAAGTCGAAAACGAGTTTGCGCGAGTTTCGACCAGCAGTGCAAGCGGCTGTTACAGCAACAACCGCAGCTACAGCAGGAGCAACCAAGGATGCCGATATACTTGATTTATCAGCTAACCCGGGAAGGAACAGCACCGCCAAATTGGCGCCCACATCACCGCCCGCGGCCAGCAGCAACACGAGCAACACGAACAACAGCTTAGAGGCAGCCTTGAACAAAATCAAACAGAATATATCCGCCAACAGCAATGGTGGAAGTGGCTCCAATTCGAATGGCAACAGCAACGGCGATGATCTGCAGAATCTGCATTTGCTCTCGGAATCTGCGACGGCCAGGGAGAAGATCTCCATAAAGGCGGCCAGCagtggtggtagtagcaataACAATACCGCATCCAAGCCCAAGAATGCTAATGCATTGGTGAGACCACAGAATGCTTCAGTGCGGAGCATACCCAATCCCTCGGCTTTGGCTTTTCGCAATCAACCGGTGGCTGCCAGTGCGACCATCAGCAAACCACTGACTGTGCGGGCCGAGGAGAAGCCCAAGATGACCACCAGCAATCCGGGATTACTCAGTCCCAccagtagtagtagtagtagcagcagtagcagcggcagcaattCCGGATGCAGTGCAGCCACCTCCCCGCGGGCCATGACCAAGAAGCCCACGACCATCGATCAAGTGGCGGCCAATTTGAATATTCGGGCCGAGGCCAAGGCCGCCGCTCTGGCCGAGGAGGCGCCACCCGTGGCGGCCAAGTCACCGGAACTGGCCAAGATCAGGACGGAGCCCAAGGAAACGGCCATCACCGTTTCGGCGGCCAGCACCCTGCTGTCCATCCCGTCGTCCGGAGTCCCCGAATCATCGCTGGCCAAGCCGCCCGTGCAGATCGCCAATGCTCCGGTGGCGAGTTCCGCTTAG
- the LOC108065045 gene encoding uncharacterized protein produces the protein MNNQKPFFTTFLVNTLTEFTNIECESTDKDFSNFEYCRLKSANRTYKYISLKLNLFKVPVTNVKINVALYKRLNGYKPFLYNITLDACRFYKNQNSNPVALFFYNFFKEQSNMNHSCPYNHDIVVDKISTEFVNHRMTNVLPFPEGRYMLKMQWMVYDITRVVFKVYVTFS, from the exons ATGAATAaccaaaaacctttttttactACCTTCCTg GTTAATACTTTAACTGAGTTTACGAACATTGAGTGTGAATCAACAGACAAGGATTTCAGCAATTTCGAATATTGTCGTCTGAAATCTGCGAACCGGACATACAAAtacatttctttaaaattaaatctctTTAAAGTTCCCGTAACCAATGTAAAG ataaacgTGGCCCTTTATAAACGATTAAATGGCTATAAGCCCTTTCTCTACAATATAACACTTGATGCCTGCAGGttttacaaaaatcaaaactccAATCCAGTTGCTCTGTTTTTCTATAATTTCTTTAAGGAACAATCCAATATGAACCACTCCTGCCCGTACAAC CATGACATTGTTGTGGATAAGATTTCAACAGAGTTTGTAAACCACCGAATGACTAATGTTCTACCTTTTCCGGAGGGGAGGTACATGCTAAAAATGCAATGGATGGTCTATGACATTACACGGGTTGTGTTTAAAGTATATGTTACATTTTCATAA